The Natrinema pellirubrum DSM 15624 region GAACAGCTCCCGGTGGCCGAAGCTGCTGTCGATCCGCTCGTCGAGCGTCTCGCGGTACTGGACCTTGTTGCTGATCCCGATGACGCCGATATAGGCGTCGGTCTTTCGGGCCTCTCGAGCGCGCGAGAGCTGCATCAGAATGTTGCTGTTGTCCAGTTTGTCGATCTCGTCCAAGATGACGATGACGGCGTCGAAACAGTCCTCGAGAATCCCCCAGATGTGCTGGTAGTACTCCATCGTTCCAACGCCGCGAAGCGGGATGTTCTGCTGGTAGTCGGTCTGGTCTTTCAGACTGAGCGCCAGCTGTCGGGTCGCACGGGTCTCGGTGTTCGCTTCGGAGCAGTCGACGTAGAGAACGGCACAATCGATGTCGTTGCCGCGGGCGGCGTCCTGGGCCCGCGTCGAGACGTGTCGTGAGATCAGACTCTTTCCGGTCCCCGTTTTGCCGTATATCATCACGTTGTTCGGCGGATCACCGCGCGTGATCGCACCGACTTCGGCGGCGACGGACTGGATCTCGTCGTCGCGCCCGACGATGCGGTCCTCGTCGGGAACGTGACCGACGTGGAGGAGTTCCTTCCGATCGAAGATGGGATCATGAGATTCGAAGAGCGGGTCCCCACCGGTCTGCTCGGCCATAGTTCAGATCTGGAGACGGACATTATAAAGCTGTGGAAGCCCGTTCAGACTGATAGTGAACAGAGATAGAACTGTTACTGTCTATTGAGGGCCGTTTCGGAGTATCCGTACTCGCTGCCGGGTGCAGACTGAACTGTGAACGCCCGTCGGGAACAGGCCCACACCCCGTTCAGACTGAAAGCGGTCAATAAGCCGTAGTCACCAATCGGAGTGTACACCGAAATCGCGTGGAACGTCGAGAGTACGACGGATGCAGTGTTCCGGACCGTCTCCCTCTCCCTCTCCCTCTCCTCCACCTAGAAGTAATATTATATTTTATGGTAGCGGAAGCTTTTGCGGCACCTTACAGTACCAAATCGTAACAATCGCTCGTCTCCACCGCGGGTCGATTCCGTCGGTCACAACCGGATACCGTTCACTCGGTATTCACTCTGAATGGGGGGTGTGGGTCCGGCGCTACGAATCACAAACCATCCGATCGCGTTCGATCGGATCCCCCGCCGTTCAGAGTGAACCCGGCCATCCCCTCACGACCCCGTTTCACTCTGAACGAGGGGTGTGACTACCCCCTCGATCGTGATCCGTCGATCGCCGAGATGATTCCGAACGGCCGGCGACACCGCCCGGCTTTTCACTCTGAACGAGGGGTGTGTCACCGAGCTGTCGACCCGCACTCGAGATCGGGCCTCGAAACGGGCAGTAGAGAACTGACCGATCGCCAATCCGCTCGAGTGCGGACGCGATCGTGTTCGACCTCGAGGGCGCGCGGTTGCCCCTAACGGGACCCGCGTCGACGGCGTCGTGACCCGTCCGGAGCAACCGGCGAAACCGACTGAACGGTCAATATATAGGGTACTTAGGTCAGCCTTGGAGAACGTACATCTCTTTCCATGATAGATATTCGCTACGCTTATCCCTTGGTCTCCGAAACCCCCCGCGTATGAGCGAAGAGACCAACCCGTTCGAAAGCCTGCAATCACAGATCGACGACGCGGCGGCGTATCTCGACGTCGGCGACGACGTGATCGAGCGACTCAAACACCCCGAGCGCGTCCTCGAGACGAACCTCACGATCGAACGCGACGACGGCGATCTGGAACGGTTCAAGGCCTTCCGTTCGCAGTTCAACGGTGACCGTGGGCCCTACAAGGGCGGCATCCGCTATCACCCGGGCGTCTCCCGCGACGAGGTCAAGGCCCTGTCGGGCTGGATGACGTACAAGACCGCGATCGTCGACATCCCCCTCGGCGGCGGGAAGGGCGGCATCATCATCGATCCGGCCGACTACTCCGAGAGCGAACTCGAGCGGCTCACCCGCTCGTTTGCGAAGGAACTCCGGCCCATGGTCGGCGAGGACCGCGACGTGCCCGCGCCCGACGTGAACACCGGCCAGCGGGAGATGAACTGGATCAAAGACACCTACGAGACCCTCGAGAACACGTCGGAGCCGGGCGTCGTGACCGGGAAGGCGCTGGATTCGGGCGGCAGTGAGGGCCGCGTCGACGCGACCGGCCGCTCGACGGTCATCGCCGCCCGCGAGGCCTTCGACTACCTCGACAAGGACATAGAGGGCGCGACTGTGGCCGTCCAGGGCTACGGGAACGCCGGCTGGATCGCCGCCCGACTGATCGACGAGATGGGCGCGACCGTCGTCGCCGCCAGCGACTCGAGCGGCGGGATCTACAACCCCGACGGCTTCGATCCGGTCGCGGCCAAGGATCACAAGAACGAGACGGGCAGCGTCGTCGGCTTCGAGGGAAGCGAAGAGGAGATCACCAACGAGGACGTCCTCACCCTCGACGTCGACCTGCTGATCCCCGCGGCGCTGGAAAACGCGGTCGACGCCGACCTCGCGGAAGACGTCGAAGCCGACGTCATCTCGGAGGCCGCAAACGGGCCGCTGACGCCCGCGGCCGACGAGGTCCTCGAAGCGAAAGACGTCTTCGTGATTCCGGACATCCTCGCGAACGCGGGCGGGGTCACCGTCTCCTACTTCGAGTGGGTGCAAAACCGCCAGCGCTTCTACTGGTCCGAGCAGCGGGTCAACGAGGAACTCGAGGGCGTCATCGTCGACGCCTTCGACGCCTTGATCGAGGCCTACGAGGAACACGACCTCGAGAACCCCCGGACCGCGGCCTACGTCGTCGCGATCCAGCGGGTCGCAGACGCCTTCGAGGAAGCCGGCAGCTGGCCCTGACCGACGGTCGCTCGCCCACCCCGGACCGATTCGGACGGACCTCCTTTTCGAGTGACACACTGTCAGGATTTCAGTAAACACTTACCACCTGGACCGCCATTTGCAGGGAAATGAATCGACGAACCGTTATCGCAGGACTCGGTGCGGCGGGACTGGCCGGCCTGTCGGGCTGTCTGGGACTGCTCGGTATGGACGAACACGAATCGTCGCCCGCGGGCGTCGAATCCGAGGCCCGCGCGGAGACCGGCTACGAACAGACGGCCATCGACCCGCTCGAGATCAAGCGCGACGTCGGCCCCACCAACGAGACCGTCACGGTCACGAACTACATGACCAAACACGAGAAGCAGGTCGGGATCGAGGGGCTCGGCGAGCGCCGCGCCGCGGTCTTCAACGTGTTGACCACGCCGCAGGTCAACATCCTCGGGCGGGAACTCAACCCCGTCGGAGAAATGTCGACCGAGGAACTCATCGACCTCGTCCGGGAGAACTACGACGGCATCTCCAACGTCTCACACGACCGAGACACCGAGGTCACGATCCTCGAGGAGTCGACGACGCAAGCGCAGTACACCGCCGACGCGACGTTCGACGGCCGCGACGTCGAGGTCGACGTTCACATCACCGAGGCCGTCGAGGCCGGCGACGACTTGCTCGTGACCATCGGCGTCTATCCTAAGCGCCTCCGGAGCCAGGAACGGCCGAACATCACGACGCTCGCCGAGGCGGTAACCACCGACGTCGACGAGGACGCCTCGAGCGGCGACTCTGGCGGCAACGAATCCGATTCCGACGACGGGTCACAGAGCGACGACAACGAGAGCAGCGACAACGAGAGCGACGACGGCATCCTCGGCTGATCGGCTCGCTTCGTGGCCGGGCCGGTCCGCCGACGAACGGCTCGAACCGCGGATCCGAGTCGAACGACCGTCGCGGCGGCGCTACAGTCCGAGTTCGCGACCGATCACTAAGTGCTGGATCTCGCTTGTTCCCTCGCCGATCTCCATCAGCTTCGCGTCGCGGTAGAACCGCTGGGGTGCGAAGTCGGTCGTGTAGCCGTAGCCCCCCAGGACCTGGACGGCGTCCTCGGCGACCTCGCGGGCGGCCTCGCTGGCCTCGAGTTTCGCGAGGGCCGACTCCCTGGTGACGGGGTCGCCCCGATCGTCGGTGCGGGCGGCCTGCCGGGTCAGGAGCCGCGATCGCTCGGTCTTGCGGTGCATATCGACGATCGTGTCCCGGATCGCGTCGAACTCGCAGATCGGCTGGCCGAACTGCTCGCGTTCCTTACTGTAGGCCTTCGCGTGTTCGTAGGCCCCCTGTGCGAGCCCGGTCGAGAGCGTGGCGATCGAGATGCGGCCGCCGTCTAGGGTCTTCTTGGTCTGGTCCCAGCCGTCGCCCACCTCGCCGAGCAGGCGGTCCGCGGGGAGGCGAACGTCGTCGAACGCGATCTCACAGGTCGGCGAGGCGTTGAGCCCCATCTTCTCCCAGACGGTCGTCACCTCGAAGCCGTCGTCCTCGTCGGGGGCGATGATGAACGTCGAGATGCCGTCGTAGCCCGCGTCGGGGTCCGTGACGGCCTTGACGAGAATCGATCCGGCCTCGGAAGCGTTCGTGATGAACTGCTTGGTCCCGTTCAGTACCCACTCGTCGCCCGCTTTCCGTGCCCGGGTGTTCATGTCCGAGGCATCCGAGCCGCTCTCGGGTTCGGTCAGCGCCCAGCCGCCGATGGTTTCGCCCTCGGCCAGCGGCCGCAGCCAGCGTTCCTTCTGGGCCTCGGTCCCGAACCGTTCGATGGGTTTCGAGGCCAGCGACGTGTGCGCGACGTAGGAGAGGCCGACGGCCCCGGAGACCCGGCCCAGTTCCTCCGCGACCAGCGTATACATCAGGGTATCGCCGCCCAGCCCTCCGTAGTCCTCGTCGATCGGTACCCCCATCATATCGAGGGCGGCCAACTGGTCGAA contains the following coding sequences:
- a CDS encoding Glu/Leu/Phe/Val family dehydrogenase, coding for MSEETNPFESLQSQIDDAAAYLDVGDDVIERLKHPERVLETNLTIERDDGDLERFKAFRSQFNGDRGPYKGGIRYHPGVSRDEVKALSGWMTYKTAIVDIPLGGGKGGIIIDPADYSESELERLTRSFAKELRPMVGEDRDVPAPDVNTGQREMNWIKDTYETLENTSEPGVVTGKALDSGGSEGRVDATGRSTVIAAREAFDYLDKDIEGATVAVQGYGNAGWIAARLIDEMGATVVAASDSSGGIYNPDGFDPVAAKDHKNETGSVVGFEGSEEEITNEDVLTLDVDLLIPAALENAVDADLAEDVEADVISEAANGPLTPAADEVLEAKDVFVIPDILANAGGVTVSYFEWVQNRQRFYWSEQRVNEELEGVIVDAFDALIEAYEEHDLENPRTAAYVVAIQRVADAFEEAGSWP
- a CDS encoding DUF6517 family protein; this encodes MNRRTVIAGLGAAGLAGLSGCLGLLGMDEHESSPAGVESEARAETGYEQTAIDPLEIKRDVGPTNETVTVTNYMTKHEKQVGIEGLGERRAAVFNVLTTPQVNILGRELNPVGEMSTEELIDLVRENYDGISNVSHDRDTEVTILEESTTQAQYTADATFDGRDVEVDVHITEAVEAGDDLLVTIGVYPKRLRSQERPNITTLAEAVTTDVDEDASSGDSGGNESDSDDGSQSDDNESSDNESDDGILG
- a CDS encoding acyl-CoA dehydrogenase family protein encodes the protein MAADLPDEHRMIRETVRDFCEAEIEPIAQEIEDDHRFPAEVFDQLAALDMMGVPIDEDYGGLGGDTLMYTLVAEELGRVSGAVGLSYVAHTSLASKPIERFGTEAQKERWLRPLAEGETIGGWALTEPESGSDASDMNTRARKAGDEWVLNGTKQFITNASEAGSILVKAVTDPDAGYDGISTFIIAPDEDDGFEVTTVWEKMGLNASPTCEIAFDDVRLPADRLLGEVGDGWDQTKKTLDGGRISIATLSTGLAQGAYEHAKAYSKEREQFGQPICEFDAIRDTIVDMHRKTERSRLLTRQAARTDDRGDPVTRESALAKLEASEAAREVAEDAVQVLGGYGYTTDFAPQRFYRDAKLMEIGEGTSEIQHLVIGRELGL